A part of Miscanthus floridulus cultivar M001 chromosome 6, ASM1932011v1, whole genome shotgun sequence genomic DNA contains:
- the LOC136459471 gene encoding LOW QUALITY PROTEIN: GABA transporter 1-like (The sequence of the model RefSeq protein was modified relative to this genomic sequence to represent the inferred CDS: deleted 1 base in 1 codon), which produces MGMGAVAATREDEEAKKMEAGDDTVGQKLDAGALFVLQSKGSWLHCGYHLTTSIVAPALLSLPFAFAALGWTAGIICLVIGAAVTFYSYNLISLVLEHHAAQGRRQLRFRDMATDILGPGWGKYYIGPIQFLVCFGAVIGCTLLAGQSLKAIYLLANPGGTIKLYVFVAIFGVFMMILAQLPSFHSLRHVNLISLLLCLAYSFCAVAGSIYLGNSDKALPKDYSISGDAQNRVFGVFNAIAIIATTYGNGIIPEIQATVAAPVTGKMFRGLCLCYAVVVTTFFSVAISGYWAVGNQAQGILLSNFMVDGAAVIPKGLLLVTQLFTLLQLSAVGVVYLQPTNEVLEGLFSDAKQGQYAARNVVPRLVSRTVAVVLATTVAAMLPFFGDMNSLIGAFGFLPLDFAVPALFYNVTFKPSKKGVVFWLNTTIAVVFSGLAVIASVAAVRQIALDAKTYKLFANV; this is translated from the exons ATGGGGATGGGAGCTGTGGCTGCGACCCGGGAGGATGAGGAGGCGAAGAAGATGGAGGCCGGCGACGACACCGTCGGCCAGAAGCTCGACGCCGGCGCGCTCTTCGTGCTCCAGTCCAAAG GTTCGTGGCTGCACTGCGGGTACCACCTGACGACGTCGATCGTGGCCCCGGCGCTGCTGAGCCTGCCGTTCGCGTTCGCGGCGCTGGGGTGGACGGCG GGGATCATCTGCCTCGTCATCGGCGCGGCCGTCACCTTCTACTCCTACAACCTCATCTCCCTCGTCCTGGAGCACCACGCGGCGCAGGGCCGCCGACAGCTCCGCTTCAGGGACATGGCCACGGACATACTAG GTCCTGGATGGGGAAAATACTACATTGGACCGATCCAGTTCCTGGTGTGTTTCGGAGCAGTCATCGGGTGCACTCTCCTAGCCGGACAGAGCTTGAAG GCAATCTACCTGCTGGCCAACCCCGGCGGCACGATCAAGCTGTAcgtgttcgtggccatcttcggcGTCTTCATGATGATCCTGGCGCAGCTGCCGTCCTTCCACTCGCTCCGGCACGTCAACCTCATCTCCCTGTTGCTCTGCCTCGCCTACAGCTTCTGCGCCGTCGCCGGCTCCATATACCTAG GAAACTCCGATAAGGCGCTGCCCAAGGACTACTCCATCTCAGGTGACGCCCAGAACCGTGTGTTCGGCGTCTTCAACGCCATCGCCATCATCGCCACCACGTATGGCAACGGCATCATCCCTGAGATACAG GCAACGGTGGCGGCGCCGGTGACGGGGAAGATGTTCCGGGGGCTGTGCCTGTGCTACGCGGTGGTGGTGACGACCTTCTTCAGCGTGGCCATCTCGGGGTACTGGGCGGTCGGCAACCAGGCACAGGGCATCCTGCTGAGCAACTTCATGGTGGACGGCGCGGCCGTGATCCCCAAGGGGCTCCTCCTCGTCACCCAGCTCTTCACGCTGCTGCAGCTCTCGGCGGTGGGCGTGGTGTACCTGCAGCCCACCAACGAGGTCCTGGAGGGCCTCTTCTCGGACGCCAAGCAGGGGCAGTACGCGGCGCGGAACGTGGTGCCGCGGCTCGTGTCGCGCACGGTGGCCGTCGTGCTGGCCACCACCGTCGCGGCCATGCTGCCCTTCTTCGGGGACATGAACTCGCTAATCGGCGCCTTCGGCTTCCTGCCGCTCGACTTCGCCGTGCCGGCACTGTTCTACAACGTCACCTTCAAGCCGTCCAAGAAGGGGGTCGTGTTCTGGCTCAACACGACGATCGCCGTCGTCTTCTCGGGGCTCGCCGTGATCGCGTCCGTCGCGGCGGTGCGGCAGATTGCCTTGGACGCCAAAACTTACAAGCTTTTCGCCAACGTGTGA